From Actinomyces slackii, a single genomic window includes:
- a CDS encoding methionine ABC transporter permease, protein MTALTLSAHQLLATAANDGTWLNNRVLERRLLEAITETLLMTFVSGALTVVFGLLLGLALVTTGARGQHRNRPLYETLSLVVNIGRSMPFIVLMVAIASVTRLIVGSSLGWQAVCVPLTLGAIPFYARLVETAVNNVEHGKVEAALMMGASGTQITWGVLVREALPTLIQAATVTFITLLGYTAMAGTIGGGGLGDLAIQYGYNRNMSDVMVVSVVVILLIVAVIQVVGDMLSRLVDHR, encoded by the coding sequence ATGACCGCACTGACCCTCAGCGCCCACCAGCTGCTCGCCACGGCCGCCAATGACGGGACCTGGCTCAACAACCGGGTCCTGGAGCGCCGCCTCCTGGAGGCCATCACCGAGACCCTGCTCATGACCTTCGTCTCCGGGGCCCTGACCGTGGTCTTCGGACTGCTGCTCGGCCTGGCCCTGGTGACCACCGGCGCCCGCGGCCAGCACCGCAACCGCCCCCTCTACGAGACCCTGTCCCTCGTGGTCAACATCGGCCGCTCCATGCCCTTCATCGTCCTCATGGTGGCCATCGCCTCGGTGACCCGCCTCATCGTGGGCTCATCCCTGGGGTGGCAGGCGGTCTGCGTGCCCCTGACGCTGGGCGCCATCCCCTTCTACGCCCGACTGGTGGAGACCGCCGTGAACAACGTTGAGCACGGCAAGGTCGAGGCCGCCCTCATGATGGGGGCCTCCGGCACCCAGATCACCTGGGGCGTGCTGGTGCGCGAGGCCCTGCCCACCCTCATCCAGGCGGCCACCGTCACCTTCATCACCCTGCTGGGCTACACGGCCATGGCCGGCACCATCGGCGGGGGAGGCCTGGGCGACCTGGCCATCCAGTACGGCTACAACCGCAACATGTCGGATGTCATGGTCGTGTCCGTCGTCGTCATCCTCCTCATCGTGGCCGTCATCCAGGTCGTGGGCGACATGCTCAGCCGGCTGGTGGACCACCGCTGA
- a CDS encoding TetR/AcrR family transcriptional regulator, translating to MSEETGRDEDWAQHRHAAPNLSLRERAKREAMRQIQTVALDLFDERGYDAVTVEEVAKAAGASASTVYRYFGTKDRLIVHDEYDQSAADLFLSGIDEGLSLVGAARKAVDAMAQSLREDPAWRRRARYMSEQPSIWAQQMIEASSAVRVITQEVARRRGVEAGPELTIKVNALVGTLLLALEEWWQQEDADIPQLINEALDVLEAGIRD from the coding sequence GTGAGCGAGGAGACCGGCAGGGATGAGGACTGGGCGCAGCACCGGCATGCGGCGCCCAACCTGAGCCTGCGCGAGCGGGCCAAGCGGGAGGCCATGCGCCAGATCCAGACCGTGGCCCTGGACCTGTTCGACGAGCGCGGCTACGACGCCGTCACAGTCGAGGAGGTGGCCAAGGCGGCGGGGGCCTCGGCGTCGACCGTGTACCGGTACTTCGGCACCAAGGACAGGCTCATCGTCCACGACGAGTACGACCAGTCCGCAGCCGATCTCTTCCTGTCAGGGATCGACGAGGGCCTCTCCCTGGTGGGCGCCGCCCGCAAGGCCGTGGACGCCATGGCGCAGAGCCTGCGCGAGGACCCGGCATGGCGGCGTCGGGCCCGCTACATGAGCGAGCAGCCCAGCATCTGGGCCCAGCAGATGATCGAGGCCAGCAGCGCCGTCAGAGTCATCACCCAGGAGGTGGCTCGGCGGCGGGGCGTGGAGGCGGGCCCGGAGCTGACCATCAAGGTCAATGCGCTGGTAGGCACGCTTCTGCTGGCCCTGGAGGAGTGGTGGCAGCAGGAGGATGCCGACATCCCGCAGCTCATCAATGAGGCCCTGGACGTCCTCGAGGCCGGGATCCGGGATTAG
- a CDS encoding MetQ/NlpA family ABC transporter substrate-binding protein: MSATMTRRNFSIAAVVAVGATLAACGRSEGVGGLKEDGGTTVISVGATPQPHVTILQYVQDNLIEGSGISLDIVEINDYQTPNTSLDDGTLAANFFQTPNFLEQQIEEKGYDFTAISDVHIEPMGLYSSTYNSVEELPEGGLIILNSDPANTARGLQLLVQGGLIKLDDSVKMPTVDDVTDNPKKFTFQTVDGAQTARSMQDAAAAVINGNYAIDAGLTPKTDALVLEEAEGSAHINQLVVRTEDKDNEHLQKLAKLLNDPKVKTFIEESWADGSVMPAF, from the coding sequence ATGTCCGCAACCATGACCCGTCGCAACTTCTCCATCGCAGCAGTGGTCGCCGTCGGCGCAACCCTGGCGGCCTGCGGCCGCTCCGAGGGCGTGGGAGGCCTCAAGGAGGACGGCGGCACCACCGTCATCTCCGTGGGCGCCACCCCCCAGCCCCACGTCACCATCCTCCAGTACGTCCAGGACAACCTCATCGAGGGCTCCGGGATCAGCCTGGACATCGTTGAGATCAACGACTACCAGACCCCCAACACCTCCCTGGATGACGGCACCCTGGCCGCCAACTTCTTCCAGACCCCCAACTTCCTGGAGCAGCAGATCGAGGAGAAGGGCTACGACTTCACCGCGATCAGCGACGTCCACATCGAGCCCATGGGCCTGTACTCCTCCACCTACAACTCCGTGGAGGAGCTGCCCGAGGGTGGCCTCATCATCCTCAACTCCGACCCCGCCAACACGGCCCGCGGCCTCCAGCTGCTGGTCCAGGGCGGGCTCATCAAGCTCGACGACTCGGTGAAGATGCCCACCGTGGACGACGTGACCGACAACCCCAAGAAGTTCACCTTCCAGACCGTCGACGGCGCCCAGACCGCCCGCTCCATGCAGGACGCCGCCGCCGCCGTCATCAACGGCAACTACGCCATCGACGCGGGCCTGACCCCCAAGACCGATGCCCTGGTCCTGGAGGAGGCCGAGGGCAGCGCCCACATCAACCAGCTCGTGGTGCGCACCGAGGACAAGGACAACGAGCACCTCCAGAAGCTCGCCAAGCTCCTCAACGACCCCAAGGTCAAGACCTTCATCGAGGAGTCCTGGGCGGACGGCTCCGTCATGCCGGCCTTCTGA
- a CDS encoding ABC transporter ATP-binding protein — MNSVVRFDGVVKTYGRLRALDGFDLEVRPGEIHGFCGPNGAGKSTALRILLGLARHDSGVVQLFGSDPWREAVPLHARLAYVPGDVGLWPGLTGGQALDILTRLGGGHSPRRRDELLERFALDPTKKARTYSKGNRQKVALIAAFAADVELLILDEPTSGLDPLMEDVFRDEVRRAAERGTTVLLSSHILTEVEELCGRVTIIRDGRTVRSSTLAEIQSLTRTAIEARTREPVALDPALGAELSNAGRHLRVEAPTAELDTVLTQVLAAGVEQLSARPPSLEQIFLEHYEVDAR; from the coding sequence GTGAATTCGGTTGTCCGTTTCGACGGCGTCGTCAAGACCTACGGTCGCCTGCGCGCCCTGGACGGCTTCGACCTGGAGGTGCGCCCCGGAGAGATCCACGGCTTCTGCGGCCCCAACGGCGCCGGCAAGTCCACCGCCCTCCGCATCCTGCTCGGACTGGCCCGCCACGACTCCGGCGTCGTTCAGCTCTTCGGCTCAGACCCGTGGCGGGAGGCCGTTCCCCTCCATGCCCGCCTGGCCTACGTGCCAGGGGACGTAGGCCTGTGGCCGGGCCTGACCGGAGGACAGGCCCTCGACATCCTCACCCGCCTTGGAGGGGGCCACAGCCCGCGCCGCCGCGATGAGCTCCTGGAGCGCTTCGCCCTGGACCCCACCAAGAAGGCCCGCACCTACTCCAAGGGCAACCGGCAGAAAGTCGCCCTCATCGCCGCCTTCGCCGCCGACGTCGAACTGCTCATCCTCGACGAGCCCACCTCCGGCCTCGACCCCCTCATGGAGGACGTCTTCCGCGACGAAGTGCGCCGGGCCGCCGAGCGCGGCACCACCGTGCTCCTGTCCAGCCATATCCTCACCGAGGTCGAGGAGCTCTGCGGTCGGGTCACCATCATCCGCGATGGCCGCACCGTGCGAAGCTCGACCCTCGCCGAGATCCAATCCCTCACCCGCACCGCCATCGAGGCTCGCACCCGCGAGCCCGTCGCGCTCGACCCGGCCCTGGGCGCCGAGCTCTCCAATGCCGGGCGCCACCTGCGTGTCGAGGCCCCCACCGCTGAGCTCGACACAGTCCTCACCCAGGTCCTGGCCGCCGGCGTCGAGCAGCTCAGCGCCCGGCCTCCCAGCCTGGAGCAGATCTTCCTCGAGCACTACGAGGTCGACGCCCGATGA
- a CDS encoding methionine ABC transporter ATP-binding protein codes for MDDASQVEDSQDSSPEEPMISLRDVHKIYRLRGGIEVRALDGLSLDVAPGSIHGIVGTSGAGKSTLVRCLTSLERPTSGHVLVEGKDMTALSPRALREARRRIGMVFQHANLLDQRTAAQNVAYPMTLAGVPSGNRHQTVARMLDLVGLADRGDSYPAQLSGGQKQRVGIARALADDPAVLLCDEPTSALDPETTRSILDLIKNVRDTLGLTVIIITHEMSVVRQVCDSVSLLQAGRIVEGGRLEDVVLDVGSRLSREIVPFPEVPEAAVAHGEAVLDVSITAHPGQPAAVALLSMVAELGGDVAAGVFETIGTAQIGRLAITVPADDVERALSTMRTAGITAEARS; via the coding sequence ATCGACGACGCCTCGCAGGTCGAGGACTCCCAGGACAGCAGCCCCGAGGAGCCCATGATCTCCCTGCGCGACGTCCACAAGATCTACCGCCTGCGCGGCGGCATCGAGGTGCGCGCCCTGGACGGCCTGAGCCTGGACGTGGCCCCCGGCTCCATCCACGGCATCGTGGGCACCTCCGGCGCCGGCAAGTCCACCCTGGTGCGCTGCCTGACCTCCCTGGAGCGCCCCACCTCCGGCCACGTCCTGGTCGAGGGCAAGGACATGACCGCCCTGAGTCCCCGGGCCCTGCGCGAGGCCCGCCGTCGCATCGGCATGGTCTTCCAGCACGCCAACCTCCTGGACCAGCGCACCGCCGCCCAGAACGTCGCCTACCCCATGACCCTGGCCGGCGTCCCCTCCGGCAACCGCCACCAGACCGTGGCCCGCATGCTCGACCTCGTGGGCCTGGCCGACCGCGGCGACTCCTACCCCGCCCAGCTCTCCGGCGGCCAGAAGCAGCGCGTGGGCATCGCCCGCGCCCTGGCCGACGACCCCGCCGTCCTCCTGTGCGACGAGCCCACCTCCGCCCTGGACCCCGAGACCACGCGCTCCATCCTCGACCTCATCAAGAACGTGCGCGACACCCTGGGCCTGACCGTCATCATCATCACCCACGAGATGAGCGTGGTCCGCCAGGTCTGCGACTCGGTGAGCCTGCTTCAGGCCGGCCGCATCGTCGAGGGCGGCCGCCTGGAGGACGTCGTGCTCGACGTCGGCTCCCGGCTCTCCCGTGAGATCGTCCCCTTCCCCGAGGTCCCCGAGGCCGCCGTCGCCCACGGCGAGGCCGTCCTGGACGTCTCCATCACCGCCCACCCCGGCCAGCCCGCCGCCGTCGCCCTGCTGTCCATGGTGGCCGAACTCGGAGGGGACGTGGCCGCAGGAGTCTTCGAGACCATCGGCACCGCCCAGATCGGCCGCCTGGCCATCACCGTTCCCGCCGACGACGTCGAGCGCGCCCTGAGCACCATGCGCACGGCCGGCATCACCGCGGAGGCCCGCTCATGA
- a CDS encoding DUF5979 domain-containing protein: protein MDSTQTLAGMYIRQILVVCAALVLLALGLALMPVPVQAAGEGTLEVGVTAKGVPVALTRDYVLGYTCTDGQEGVMRVPGTGALSAVDATFPVGTRCTVVADAEDLDLPGYTAVATGGRGAPARSVVIGAEWSGNTAALVEIVYEGACRDEVDPESCRSEGTTGSGTGTGATPTVEVSAEMAEPERAPAP from the coding sequence ATGGACTCGACTCAGACCCTGGCGGGGATGTACATCAGGCAGATCCTGGTCGTGTGCGCCGCCCTGGTCCTCCTGGCGCTCGGCCTGGCACTGATGCCCGTTCCCGTGCAGGCCGCGGGCGAGGGCACGCTGGAGGTCGGGGTCACCGCCAAGGGAGTCCCGGTGGCGCTGACCAGGGACTACGTCCTGGGATACACCTGCACGGACGGCCAGGAGGGCGTGATGCGCGTGCCGGGGACCGGGGCGCTGAGCGCCGTCGACGCCACCTTCCCCGTGGGCACCCGCTGCACCGTGGTGGCTGATGCCGAGGACCTCGACCTGCCCGGCTACACCGCGGTGGCGACGGGGGGAAGGGGCGCCCCGGCGCGCTCGGTGGTCATCGGCGCGGAGTGGTCCGGCAATACGGCGGCACTGGTCGAGATCGTCTATGAGGGTGCCTGCCGCGACGAGGTCGACCCCGAGTCCTGCCGGAGTGAGGGGACGACGGGATCGGGAACAGGGACCGGGGCCACGCCGACCGTTGAGGTGTCGGCGGAGATGGCCGAGCCCGAGCGCGCCCCCGCCCCCTGA